In one Neobacillus sp. WH10 genomic region, the following are encoded:
- a CDS encoding phosphoribosylanthranilate isomerase codes for MKVKICGITDVHTAIAAARYGADAIGFVFAESKRKVSIGKAKEIVSFLPPEVLKVGVFVNESREEVERIASIVGLTHIQLHGDESPSFSELISLPIIKAISFQSNDGLAVFNQFPSEYILLDGPKGKYRGGNGKAFDWNEVNAALLEEKKVILAGGLQVSNVEQAIKIINPYMVDVSSGVETDGIKDLVKIKEFIEKVKTLGGNVNEHLYITK; via the coding sequence ATGAAAGTGAAAATTTGTGGAATAACGGATGTTCATACAGCCATTGCGGCCGCACGTTATGGTGCAGATGCCATAGGTTTTGTGTTTGCTGAAAGTAAGCGAAAGGTATCGATCGGAAAGGCAAAAGAAATTGTTTCTTTTTTACCGCCAGAAGTATTAAAGGTTGGCGTATTTGTAAATGAATCAAGGGAAGAAGTTGAAAGGATTGCCTCAATTGTCGGATTAACACATATCCAATTACATGGGGATGAATCCCCTTCATTCAGTGAGTTGATTTCATTACCCATAATTAAAGCTATAAGCTTTCAAAGTAATGATGGTTTAGCTGTCTTTAATCAATTTCCATCGGAGTATATTTTACTTGATGGACCAAAAGGAAAATATCGGGGGGGAAATGGTAAAGCATTTGATTGGAATGAAGTAAATGCTGCACTTTTAGAAGAAAAAAAAGTCATTCTCGCAGGTGGTTTACAAGTGAGTAATGTGGAACAGGCGATAAAAATAATTAATCCCTATATGGTGGATGTAAGCTCCGGTGTTGAAACAGATGGAATAAAGGATTTAGTAAAAATAAAAGAATTTATTGAAAAGGTGAAAACTTTAGGAGGGAATGTAAATGAGCACCTATACATTACCAAATGA
- the trpC gene encoding indole-3-glycerol phosphate synthase TrpC: METILERIIEQKKKEVILLKERKQRIPQIKYTKRSFIQKLQDANELSIIAEFKRASPSKGIINNGVEPSMHAAIYQECGASAISVLTDQTFFKGAFSDLRKVRETVDLPILCKDFIIDPLQIDTAAANGADLILLIVAALEEYQLSELYLYAKEKGLEVLVEVHNQEELERALKTNALLIGVNNRDLKTFQVSLDVTETLASTVKKSGAYLISESGIHHQRDAVRVRNAGANGILVGEAFMTSPDVKKAFFDLRQLLQEGAKQ, translated from the coding sequence ATGGAAACAATTCTAGAACGGATCATTGAACAAAAGAAGAAAGAGGTTATTCTTCTTAAAGAACGTAAACAAAGGATTCCACAAATAAAATACACAAAAAGGTCCTTTATTCAGAAGCTGCAAGATGCGAATGAATTATCGATTATAGCTGAATTTAAACGCGCTTCTCCATCAAAAGGAATTATCAACAACGGAGTTGAACCGTCTATGCATGCTGCCATTTATCAAGAATGTGGTGCATCGGCCATCTCTGTGTTAACAGATCAAACTTTTTTTAAAGGGGCATTTTCTGATTTACGAAAAGTTCGCGAGACTGTTGACCTGCCTATTCTTTGTAAGGACTTTATCATCGATCCGCTGCAAATTGATACAGCCGCAGCAAATGGAGCGGATTTGATTTTGTTAATTGTCGCAGCGCTGGAAGAATATCAATTAAGCGAGTTATACCTTTACGCTAAAGAAAAAGGCCTTGAGGTTTTGGTAGAGGTTCATAATCAGGAAGAACTAGAAAGGGCTCTTAAAACTAATGCATTGCTAATTGGCGTCAATAATCGGGATTTAAAAACCTTCCAAGTATCACTAGATGTGACCGAAACTTTGGCATCAACAGTAAAAAAGTCTGGTGCTTATCTTATTAGCGAGAGTGGAATCCACCATCAAAGGGATGCTGTGCGTGTTAGAAATGCCGGTGCAAATGGAATTTTAGTAGGAGAAGCCTTTATGACTAGTCCTGATGTGAAAAAAGCCTTTTTTGACCTTCGCCAGCTGCTTCAAGAAGGAGCAAAACAATGA
- the trpD gene encoding anthranilate phosphoribosyltransferase, translating to MKNLLLLLAEGQSFSEKQMKDAVDLILGEDVSESEIAAFLMGLKSKGETVEEIAGIVKALKDNTLTFNRKFPNVLDNCGTGGDGSSSFNVSTTSAFVIAGSGIPVAKHGNRSISSKTGSADVLEHLGVNLSLSAERTEEILEEIGVAFLFAPHVHPKLKKIMAVRQQLKIPTIFNFIGPLTNPIDLDYQLLGIYRRDLVNVFAEVLQKLGRKRAVVINGAGLMDEASLQGENHFSLLEDGSITNHSFYPEEMNLPQFDNCCIKGGDSKENGEILVKVLKGGKGAHRDTVVLNAGIGIFTAGKAYSIKEGIELAKESIDTGAAYEKLTALIEKSRADRREAI from the coding sequence ATGAAGAATTTATTACTCCTGTTAGCTGAAGGACAATCATTTTCTGAAAAGCAAATGAAAGATGCTGTAGATTTAATCTTAGGGGAAGATGTTTCAGAATCAGAAATTGCTGCTTTTTTAATGGGATTAAAATCAAAAGGAGAAACTGTCGAAGAAATTGCCGGGATTGTGAAGGCATTGAAGGATAATACATTGACATTTAATCGAAAATTCCCGAATGTTCTTGATAATTGTGGGACTGGTGGAGATGGTTCATCTAGCTTTAATGTGAGTACTACATCTGCTTTTGTTATCGCAGGATCTGGCATCCCTGTTGCAAAGCATGGTAATAGGAGTATTTCGAGTAAAACGGGAAGTGCCGATGTACTTGAGCACCTAGGGGTAAATTTAAGTTTATCGGCAGAAAGAACTGAAGAAATCCTAGAGGAAATTGGTGTAGCCTTTTTATTCGCTCCACATGTTCATCCAAAATTAAAAAAGATCATGGCCGTCCGACAACAATTGAAGATCCCAACTATTTTTAATTTTATCGGTCCTTTAACAAACCCAATTGACCTGGACTACCAATTACTCGGTATTTATCGCAGGGATTTAGTAAATGTGTTTGCAGAAGTTCTGCAAAAGCTTGGCCGTAAACGGGCTGTAGTGATAAATGGAGCCGGCTTAATGGATGAGGCTTCTCTTCAAGGGGAAAACCACTTTAGTCTTTTGGAGGATGGAAGCATTACAAATCATTCATTTTATCCTGAAGAAATGAACCTCCCACAATTTGATAACTGTTGTATAAAAGGCGGAGATTCGAAAGAAAATGGAGAAATCCTTGTTAAAGTCTTAAAAGGGGGTAAAGGGGCCCATCGAGATACGGTAGTACTCAATGCAGGAATCGGAATTTTTACTGCAGGAAAAGCTTACTCCATTAAAGAAGGTATTGAATTGGCAAAAGAATCGATTGATACTGGTGCAGCGTATGAAAAATTAACAGCTCTCATTGAAAAATCACGAGCAGACAGGAGAGAGGCGATATAA
- a CDS encoding aminodeoxychorismate/anthranilate synthase component II yields the protein MILLIDNFDSFTFNLFQYFGELGERVIVYRNNQLNMEQIRTMKPKAVILSPGPGRPEDAGICMELIRTFYKEVPILGICLGHQAIGAAFGSDIRRAYFIKHGKTSFITHQSNGLFSNLASPLEVMRYHSLSIEKTSLKSHLEVVAYSNDDNEVMAIKHPIYPVYGLQFHPESIGTPTGKQILKNFLLEIERKKTNEEFITPVS from the coding sequence ATGATTTTACTGATAGATAATTTTGACTCATTTACATTTAATCTGTTTCAATATTTTGGTGAGTTAGGAGAAAGAGTAATCGTTTATCGAAATAATCAGCTGAATATGGAACAAATCAGAACAATGAAGCCTAAAGCCGTAATCCTTTCCCCCGGGCCAGGAAGACCCGAGGATGCCGGTATTTGCATGGAATTGATTCGAACCTTTTATAAGGAAGTCCCCATATTAGGCATTTGTCTTGGTCATCAAGCTATTGGTGCTGCATTCGGAAGTGATATAAGGAGAGCTTATTTTATAAAACATGGAAAAACATCATTTATCACACATCAAAGTAATGGTTTGTTTTCAAATCTAGCCTCACCTTTAGAAGTGATGCGATACCATTCTTTATCTATTGAAAAAACTAGCTTGAAGTCACATTTAGAAGTCGTCGCCTATTCAAACGATGACAATGAAGTAATGGCAATAAAACATCCTATATATCCTGTTTATGGATTGCAATTTCATCCGGAATCAATTGGAACCCCGACTGGGAAACAAATTTTGAAAAATTTTTTACTTGAAATAGAAAGGAAGAAGACAAATGAAGAATTTATTACTCCTGTTAGCTGA
- the trpE gene encoding anthranilate synthase component I yields the protein MKALNGFFIQELMGDTLTPISILQKISGTKKFLLESSHKYNDSGRYSFIGADPAFELISNGEMNEIFNRDGEKKELKGNPLEVLKELLPTRIFEEPGFPFSGGAVGYVGYDIIRRFENIGEEFSNGLEMPDVHLMFYEEVIVFDHLEEKVIIYGLPLSETSNTEEIENRIMQRIKELKQPDYYREEEPIHFSEFESETTKEMFIKNVEMAKKLIVKGDIFQVVLSRRMKSTFQGTPLSLYRRHRSHNPTPYMFYLDFDGYTVIGSSPESLLKTRGKTVISNPIAGTKRRGRTSEEDDLIEKELMKDEKEIAEHRMLVDLGRNDLGKVCEFGSVQIEKYLTVEKFRHVMHLVSEISGLLHSKKTALDALAACLPAGTVSGAPKVRAMEIINSLEKSKRGLYSGAVGYVSTNGNMDFALAIRTMIIKDGTAIIQAGAGIVHDSNPESEYEETQNKLKSFLEGGR from the coding sequence ATGAAAGCATTAAATGGGTTTTTTATACAAGAATTAATGGGTGATACATTGACCCCTATTTCTATTTTACAAAAAATTAGCGGTACCAAAAAATTTTTATTAGAAAGTTCTCATAAGTACAATGACTCGGGGCGATATTCCTTCATCGGTGCAGACCCTGCATTTGAACTCATTTCTAATGGGGAAATGAATGAAATTTTTAATCGAGATGGTGAAAAGAAGGAGTTGAAAGGAAACCCTTTAGAGGTATTGAAGGAATTATTGCCGACAAGAATTTTTGAAGAGCCTGGTTTCCCCTTTTCAGGAGGTGCTGTCGGATATGTTGGCTATGATATTATCAGAAGGTTTGAAAATATCGGGGAGGAGTTTTCAAATGGGTTAGAAATGCCTGATGTTCACCTAATGTTTTATGAAGAGGTGATAGTGTTTGATCATCTTGAAGAGAAAGTAATCATTTACGGGCTGCCGCTATCGGAAACGAGCAATACGGAAGAAATTGAAAATCGGATAATGCAAAGGATAAAAGAACTAAAACAACCGGATTATTACCGTGAAGAGGAGCCTATTCATTTTTCCGAATTCGAATCAGAGACGACAAAAGAAATGTTTATTAAAAATGTTGAGATGGCAAAGAAGCTTATTGTTAAGGGTGATATTTTTCAAGTGGTCCTCTCAAGACGAATGAAATCTACATTTCAAGGAACACCTTTATCACTTTATCGAAGACATCGAAGCCATAATCCAACCCCATACATGTTCTATCTTGATTTTGATGGATATACCGTAATTGGTTCATCCCCGGAAAGCTTATTAAAAACGAGGGGTAAAACGGTGATTTCGAATCCAATCGCTGGCACAAAACGGAGAGGGAGAACAAGTGAGGAAGACGACCTGATTGAAAAGGAACTTATGAAGGATGAAAAAGAAATTGCAGAGCATCGAATGCTCGTTGATCTCGGCAGGAATGACCTCGGGAAGGTTTGCGAATTTGGTTCGGTTCAAATAGAGAAGTATTTGACGGTGGAAAAATTTCGTCATGTTATGCATCTAGTTTCAGAAATTAGCGGACTGCTTCATTCTAAAAAAACAGCATTAGATGCCCTTGCCGCCTGTCTCCCGGCTGGTACTGTTTCAGGAGCTCCTAAGGTGAGAGCAATGGAAATTATTAATTCCCTGGAAAAATCAAAACGCGGTCTATACTCTGGGGCGGTTGGTTATGTATCGACAAATGGAAATATGGATTTTGCCCTCGCCATTCGAACGATGATTATTAAAGATGGAACAGCGATTATTCAAGCAGGTGCAGGAATTGTTCACGATTCTAACCCTGAGTCAGAGTATGAAGAAACACAAAATAAATTAAAATCCTTTCTGGAGGGTGGGCGATGA
- a CDS encoding MFS transporter, giving the protein MEHIEQLGQNPRAVKKKPSAAGQKRSNEVSKQKWAIVSLSSIPLVMTLGNSMLIPVLPSMEKKLSISSFQTSMIITVYSIVAIFLIPVAGYLSDHIGRKKVIIPSLIIAGIGGLISGWAAWKLDDAYWLILSGRALQGVGAAGAAPIVMPLVGDMFKNDDDVSSCLGLIETSNTFGKVLSPILGAFLAGFIWFLPFFSFPIFCAISVLMMTFLVKCPKTTEKPIPFKDFFVNVKKTFTEKGRWLYAIFFIGGILMLVLFGILFYLSEIFEKEYGIKDIKKGFFLSLPLGALCLSSFISGKVIKKNKVLMKWLTFSGIVLAALSIGALWFSIKLWYMIFMFLISGVGIGLGLPCLDALITEGVEKEERGTITSIYSSMRFIGVAAGPPIIAVLMSHSNHWIFILLSSLSIIAAIVAFMSIKPKAET; this is encoded by the coding sequence ATGGAACATATTGAACAATTAGGCCAAAATCCACGGGCTGTCAAAAAGAAACCATCGGCAGCTGGTCAAAAGCGATCGAATGAGGTATCTAAGCAAAAGTGGGCAATTGTCTCGCTGTCTTCCATTCCCTTAGTCATGACGTTAGGAAATTCAATGTTGATACCTGTGTTACCTTCTATGGAAAAAAAATTATCAATCTCCTCCTTTCAAACAAGCATGATTATTACCGTATATTCCATTGTTGCGATTTTTTTAATTCCAGTGGCAGGATATTTATCAGATCATATCGGCAGGAAAAAAGTCATTATCCCAAGCCTTATTATTGCTGGAATTGGCGGGCTTATTTCTGGATGGGCCGCATGGAAGCTTGATGATGCCTATTGGCTTATTTTATCCGGCAGGGCACTACAAGGGGTTGGAGCAGCCGGGGCAGCTCCTATTGTCATGCCGCTAGTCGGTGATATGTTTAAAAATGATGATGACGTTAGCAGCTGTTTAGGACTAATTGAAACATCCAATACTTTCGGGAAAGTTTTAAGCCCAATTTTAGGGGCTTTTCTTGCCGGATTCATTTGGTTTTTACCCTTTTTCTCTTTTCCGATATTTTGTGCAATTTCAGTTTTAATGATGACTTTTTTGGTAAAGTGCCCCAAAACAACGGAGAAACCAATTCCATTTAAAGATTTTTTTGTGAATGTAAAAAAAACCTTTACTGAAAAAGGTCGTTGGCTATATGCCATCTTTTTTATTGGCGGCATCCTTATGCTTGTCTTGTTTGGCATATTGTTTTATTTATCGGAAATTTTCGAAAAAGAATATGGCATTAAAGATATCAAAAAAGGATTCTTTTTATCATTACCGCTAGGAGCATTATGCTTATCATCTTTTATAAGCGGAAAAGTAATTAAGAAGAATAAAGTATTGATGAAATGGTTAACGTTTAGCGGTATTGTCCTCGCAGCCCTTTCGATTGGGGCACTATGGTTTTCCATTAAATTATGGTATATGATTTTCATGTTTTTAATTAGTGGAGTAGGGATCGGATTAGGACTCCCTTGTTTGGACGCCTTAATAACCGAGGGAGTTGAAAAGGAAGAACGCGGCACCATTACTTCAATTTACAGTTCAATGAGATTCATCGGAGTCGCAGCAGGTCCTCCAATTATTGCTGTGTTAATGAGCCATTCAAACCATTGGATTTTTATTTTACTTAGCAGCCTTAGTATCATTGCCGCTATTGTAGCTTTCATGTCGATAAAACCAAAAGCTGAAACATAG
- a CDS encoding 4Fe-4S dicluster domain-containing protein translates to MSMFVNWLESLHVDLNITNKCSRKRNIRSTCSICFDGCKYNALTINQQKFEIISERCTSCGDCIISCPLSAIEGMSASREFENGSLIYDEGYTPSVKELLIYKKRGLHSIIIAGNSLNPKWEIVINQANRKLKFLGQNPIIVLKDVNEETLSRRNFFTSIQKEGKQLAKRLAPVEWKKEANEWKLTKYYPDYQFYTVEIDQNKCILCQACFSFCLEKVFSIRDTIILIENEKCVNCKDCTDICPEHAIEINPDIKKRSEIHATFHIKECRDCGKLFHTFQLETEKCHICKDRDPEWLSPYL, encoded by the coding sequence ATGTCCATGTTTGTCAACTGGCTAGAAAGCTTGCATGTCGATTTGAATATAACGAATAAATGCTCAAGAAAGAGGAATATACGTTCAACCTGCAGTATTTGCTTTGATGGATGTAAATATAATGCTTTAACCATTAATCAACAAAAGTTTGAAATAATTTCAGAGCGATGCACTTCCTGCGGAGATTGCATAATTTCCTGCCCGCTGTCTGCCATTGAAGGAATGAGTGCTTCAAGGGAATTTGAAAACGGGAGTCTGATTTATGATGAAGGCTACACTCCTTCTGTAAAAGAACTGTTGATTTATAAAAAAAGAGGATTACACTCGATAATAATTGCCGGGAATTCACTTAATCCTAAGTGGGAAATAGTTATAAATCAGGCTAACCGTAAACTAAAGTTCCTTGGTCAAAATCCAATTATAGTTTTAAAAGATGTTAATGAGGAGACACTTTCGAGAAGAAATTTTTTTACCTCCATCCAAAAAGAAGGAAAACAATTGGCAAAAAGGTTGGCACCGGTTGAATGGAAAAAAGAAGCGAATGAGTGGAAACTAACAAAATATTATCCAGATTACCAATTTTACACCGTGGAGATTGATCAAAACAAATGTATACTTTGCCAGGCTTGTTTTTCATTTTGCTTGGAAAAAGTATTTAGTATAAGGGATACTATTATACTAATTGAAAATGAAAAGTGTGTAAACTGCAAGGATTGCACGGATATTTGTCCGGAACATGCTATCGAAATAAATCCAGATATTAAGAAAAGAAGTGAAATCCATGCAACTTTTCACATAAAGGAATGTCGGGATTGTGGAAAGTTATTTCATACTTTTCAGCTAGAAACTGAGAAATGCCATATTTGTAAAGACAGGGACCCTGAATGGTTAAGTCCTTATCTATAG
- a CDS encoding DMSO/selenate family reductase complex B subunit, producing MAQLGFYINQSLCIGCKACTVSCKDKNNLDVGINFRRVYTYEEGTYVQQPSSGIVHNLKAFYFSIACNHCTQPKCIPSCPVGAISKNKENGVVTIDQDVCQGTQLCVKACPYGAPQYNKKVFKSDKCDFCIDLQEKGENPVCVSTCPMSAIEFGPIKKLRKKYGNVSQIKGMPSDSITHPNIVITPHKDAKLSGS from the coding sequence TTGGCCCAGTTAGGATTTTATATTAATCAAAGTCTTTGCATCGGTTGTAAAGCCTGCACCGTTTCTTGTAAGGATAAAAATAATCTTGACGTAGGTATAAATTTTCGCAGGGTGTACACCTATGAGGAGGGTACATACGTTCAACAGCCATCAAGCGGGATTGTCCATAATCTTAAAGCTTTTTACTTTTCTATTGCTTGTAATCATTGTACACAGCCGAAATGTATACCAAGCTGCCCGGTAGGGGCAATAAGTAAAAATAAAGAAAATGGTGTAGTTACGATTGATCAAGATGTTTGTCAAGGAACACAATTATGTGTCAAGGCGTGTCCTTACGGGGCGCCACAATATAATAAAAAGGTATTTAAATCTGATAAATGTGATTTTTGTATCGATCTTCAAGAAAAGGGCGAGAACCCTGTGTGCGTTTCAACATGTCCGATGAGTGCGATTGAATTCGGACCAATAAAAAAGCTACGGAAAAAGTATGGAAATGTAAGCCAAATTAAAGGAATGCCAAGCGATTCGATTACACATCCAAACATTGTGATAACACCACATAAGGATGCAAAATTGTCCGGTAGTTAA
- a CDS encoding DMSO/selenate family reductase complex A subunit, whose protein sequence is MSEKNHLKNLLTNKMQRRTFLKWSGAIGIPVIAGGIGTKMLVDRKEEPKVLNAKEKEKIISTCSINNCGGRCVIKAHVKDGVVVRVSTDTQETGDLSTPPLRACVRGRNYRSLLYHSDRLKYPMKRVGKRGEGKFKRISWEEAIETIASEVKRIGDQYGPESRYVNYASGQSWGLHGGKNAARKLLSVTGGFLNYRNDYSSGAGNVATPYTYGTNNSGSSFDTLLHSKYIILWGQNPSEMIFSTPYREYLMQAKKNGAKIIVIDPRYTDTVIAFADEWIPILPTTDNALMDAMGYVIITENLHDQAFLDKYCIGFDGDHMPDGVPKEESLKSYLLGEKDGVAKTPEWAEKICQIPADKIRELAREYAKTKPAALIQGWSAQRQAYGEQFMRGGAQLACLTGNVGKIGGWAAGTGYWSRSEIVYPFSYENPVKASIPCFLWTKAVENGTEMTAADGLEGTEKLSSNIKLIFNMAGNMLINQHSDINKTVKLLEDESKVEFIVVSDLFMTPSAKFADILLPGTTFFERYDIGVPWCFGDYVVFGDKTIDPLYECRDEYDVFADVADKLGLKEKFTEGRTTLDLVKESVERTKKELDPSFPTFDEFRRKGVHHFKYDAPLVGFKEQIDDLENHPFETPTGKIELLSKTLWDMNNHDEIPAIAKYIPAWEGPEDPLKEKFPLQLISWHYKRRCHSTYDNQPWLEEAAKQEMWMNPKDAEKRSINNGERVQVNNERGSLFIDVKVTPRIIPGVVGIPQGAWYTPDKEGLDQRGSVNVLTSQRPTPLAKANPQLTNLVEVKKFEE, encoded by the coding sequence ATGTCTGAAAAGAACCATTTAAAGAACTTATTAACTAATAAAATGCAGCGGCGAACCTTTTTAAAATGGTCGGGAGCGATTGGAATTCCTGTTATAGCTGGAGGAATTGGCACTAAGATGCTTGTTGACCGTAAAGAAGAACCAAAGGTATTGAATGCAAAAGAAAAGGAAAAAATCATTTCAACCTGCAGCATTAATAATTGTGGGGGACGCTGTGTAATCAAAGCGCATGTGAAAGATGGGGTTGTTGTCAGGGTCAGTACAGATACACAGGAAACTGGTGACTTATCTACACCGCCACTAAGAGCGTGTGTCAGAGGCAGAAACTATCGAAGTTTGCTCTATCACTCTGACCGCCTTAAATACCCGATGAAACGAGTAGGAAAACGAGGCGAAGGAAAATTTAAACGAATCTCATGGGAGGAGGCAATCGAAACTATTGCATCTGAAGTAAAACGAATTGGGGATCAATACGGTCCAGAGTCGAGATATGTCAACTATGCTTCAGGACAAAGCTGGGGGTTACATGGGGGTAAAAATGCAGCAAGGAAACTATTATCAGTTACAGGGGGATTTTTAAATTATCGTAATGATTACAGTTCCGGGGCAGGAAATGTAGCTACTCCCTATACGTACGGTACGAATAATTCTGGAAGCAGTTTCGATACTCTCTTACACTCAAAATATATTATTTTGTGGGGGCAAAATCCGTCAGAAATGATTTTTTCGACTCCATACCGCGAATATTTAATGCAGGCTAAGAAAAATGGTGCAAAAATCATTGTAATTGACCCTCGTTATACGGACACTGTAATTGCTTTTGCAGACGAGTGGATTCCTATCTTGCCGACAACGGACAACGCTTTGATGGATGCTATGGGGTATGTGATCATTACAGAGAATTTACATGATCAAGCATTTCTTGATAAATATTGTATTGGATTTGACGGTGACCATATGCCTGATGGGGTTCCAAAGGAAGAGTCATTAAAAAGTTATTTGCTTGGTGAAAAGGATGGGGTAGCAAAAACCCCAGAATGGGCAGAAAAAATTTGTCAAATTCCAGCTGATAAAATTCGTGAACTAGCACGTGAGTATGCTAAAACGAAACCTGCAGCACTTATCCAAGGCTGGTCTGCTCAACGACAGGCATATGGGGAGCAATTCATGCGGGGTGGTGCACAGCTTGCATGTTTAACAGGAAATGTTGGTAAGATTGGCGGCTGGGCAGCAGGAACAGGTTATTGGAGCCGTTCAGAAATAGTTTATCCATTTTCATATGAAAATCCGGTCAAGGCCTCGATACCTTGTTTTCTCTGGACAAAGGCAGTGGAGAATGGGACAGAAATGACAGCAGCAGATGGGTTAGAAGGAACAGAAAAATTATCATCAAATATTAAATTAATTTTTAATATGGCTGGGAACATGCTGATAAATCAGCATTCTGATATCAATAAAACAGTAAAGCTGCTTGAGGATGAAAGCAAAGTAGAATTTATTGTTGTAAGCGATCTCTTTATGACACCGAGTGCCAAATTTGCGGATATTTTATTACCTGGTACAACGTTCTTTGAACGATATGATATTGGTGTCCCATGGTGTTTTGGAGATTATGTTGTATTTGGAGATAAAACAATTGACCCACTTTATGAATGCCGTGATGAATATGATGTGTTTGCTGATGTGGCTGATAAATTAGGATTGAAGGAAAAATTCACAGAGGGAAGGACAACTCTTGACTTAGTTAAGGAAAGTGTAGAAAGGACGAAAAAAGAGCTCGATCCAAGCTTTCCAACCTTTGATGAATTTCGCAGGAAGGGGGTACATCATTTTAAATATGATGCACCACTAGTCGGTTTTAAGGAGCAAATTGATGATCTTGAAAATCACCCGTTTGAAACTCCAACCGGAAAAATCGAATTGTTATCAAAGACCTTATGGGATATGAATAACCACGATGAAATTCCTGCGATAGCGAAATATATTCCTGCATGGGAAGGACCAGAAGATCCATTAAAAGAAAAGTTCCCATTACAGTTAATCAGTTGGCATTATAAGCGGAGATGTCACTCTACCTATGATAATCAGCCATGGCTTGAAGAAGCAGCAAAACAAGAAATGTGGATGAATCCAAAGGATGCAGAAAAACGTAGTATTAACAATGGCGAACGTGTCCAGGTCAATAATGAGCGCGGTTCTCTTTTTATCGATGTAAAAGTAACACCGCGTATTATTCCTGGAGTTGTGGGGATTCCTCAAGGTGCTTGGTACACACCTGATAAAGAAGGGCTAGATCAACGGGGATCAGTAAATGTTCTAACATCACAGCGGCCAACACCACTTGCCAAAGCAAATCCGCAATTAACAAACCTTGTTGAAGTAAAAAAGTTTGAGGAGTGA
- a CDS encoding molecular chaperone TorD family protein yields the protein MPPNNKVLEEIRNSANFHGLEEVHEGGKILQHFFGQLTNEQINKEKEEYQRLFIGPGPLAAPPWESYYRSKEKLLFEEWTYQIREQYHQFGLQFIKENKEPDDHLLLELEFMIFLADKSMQEVRPERILELIVSQVNFIEKHLTIWIPFFCAKVIENTKSKLYLGAAMLLEDFLSFDLKSLLELGEALTDV from the coding sequence TTGCCACCAAATAATAAGGTTTTGGAAGAAATTCGGAATAGTGCTAATTTCCATGGTTTAGAAGAGGTTCATGAGGGGGGGAAGATCCTTCAGCACTTTTTTGGACAATTAACAAATGAACAAATCAATAAGGAGAAAGAAGAATATCAACGTCTATTCATAGGACCAGGACCATTAGCGGCACCACCGTGGGAATCTTATTATAGGAGCAAGGAGAAGCTCCTTTTTGAGGAGTGGACGTATCAAATCAGAGAGCAATATCATCAATTCGGTCTTCAATTTATAAAAGAAAATAAAGAACCAGATGACCACTTATTACTTGAATTGGAATTTATGATCTTTCTTGCGGATAAAAGCATGCAAGAAGTAAGGCCTGAAAGAATCTTAGAATTAATCGTAAGCCAAGTTAACTTTATTGAAAAACATTTAACCATTTGGATTCCGTTTTTTTGCGCAAAAGTAATTGAGAATACCAAAAGTAAATTATATTTGGGGGCAGCGATGCTGCTCGAGGACTTTTTAAGCTTTGATTTAAAATCTTTATTGGAGTTAGGGGAGGCACTAACTGATGTCTGA
- a CDS encoding DUF6509 family protein has product MIHLNITGHEVEKLEDPFGLLSGDRYEFFLEIDVEVEDELYSEKGVGLKVIFVSDNDLDKISSYYFYERGSEKVLDFSLEEDEEELVLSYCRQHREV; this is encoded by the coding sequence ATGATCCACTTGAATATTACTGGCCACGAAGTTGAAAAACTAGAAGACCCATTTGGTTTATTATCAGGTGACCGTTATGAATTTTTTTTGGAAATTGATGTTGAAGTAGAGGATGAACTTTATTCCGAGAAAGGCGTTGGCTTAAAAGTGATTTTTGTCAGCGATAATGACCTTGACAAAATTTCCAGTTATTATTTTTATGAACGGGGAAGTGAGAAGGTTCTAGACTTTTCCCTTGAAGAGGACGAGGAAGAACTAGTTCTTTCTTATTGCCGGCAACATAGAGAAGTATAA